A DNA window from Pecten maximus unplaced genomic scaffold, xPecMax1.1, whole genome shotgun sequence contains the following coding sequences:
- the LOC117318453 gene encoding probable E3 ubiquitin-protein ligase HERC1: MAVNTHIHSKFGEHFHSSWVLEDCEMIARPSGMDGCYQRLLTNKEVTELPLQAINLRGPTLPDFDNDVVTTDEQEHLINALLGSQLNLAKTVCSLSKFSKSLYKRLVVLQRIYTAVSVKHHNKFSLTSGAQIDKSELIAGRPSGKMFENLGGSVACSSESQRNTALLELGVKTGLSLLFSLLKQNWMLAGKLQQFCICNDILQTAISVVSSFPPLSLANETKLTHLGIESLNEVNKFLRQAASPQSGADLEGQRLASELMISLAAQRGSLCYVLEWVDMALHTSVTVLCDQKGQEKTEAGKINWTFFTGIVTQMIKSVGGPPTLTSMFARNPPVDENGLVPLYLAAVVLLEELGLKMLGTHLSLAVAGGMTNVFLGQQAAPIRNLLFRLIDTNMPATIHG; the protein is encoded by the exons ATGGCTGTAAACACACACATTCACTCAAAGTTTGGAGAGCACTTCCACTCCAGTTGGGTTTTAGAAGACTGTGAAATGATTGCAAGGCCCAGTGGTATGGATGGATGTTACCAGCGACTTCTCACCAATAAGGAGGTCACAGAGTTGCCTTTGCAGGCTATCAACTTACGAGGTCCAACACTCCCGGATTTTGACAATGATGTAGTTACAACAGATGAACAAGAACATTTGATTAATGCTCTATTGGGGTCCCAACTCAATTTAGCTAAAACTGTATGCAGTTTATCAAAATTTTCGAAATCTCTTTACAAAAGATTGGTGGTTCTACAGAGAATATATACAGCAGTGTCTGTTAAACATCATAACAAATTCAGTCTCACTTCTGGTGCACAGATCGACAAATCTGAGCTTATAGCAGGCAGACCATCAGGAAAAATGTTTGAGAATTTAGGAGGGAGTGTTGCATGTTCGTCAGAATCACAGAGAAACACAGCTTTATTAGAACTTGGTGTTAAAACAGGGTTaagtttgttgttttcattattgaaaCAAAATTGGATGTTAGCTGGGAAGTTGCAGCAATTTTGtatatgtaatgatattttacaaactGCCATTTCTGTTGTATCGTCTTTTCCGCCCCTGTCTCTTGCCAATGAAACTAAGCTTACTCATTTAGGTATAGAATCTTTGAATGAAGTCAACAAATTTTTACGACAAGCTGCGAGTCCACAGTCAGGAGCAGATTTAGAGGGTCAGCGTCTTGCTTCAGAACTTATGATATCTCTTGCTGCTCAACGTGGCTCACTTTGCTATGTCCTGGAGTGGGTGGATATGGCACTGCACACATCGGTAACAGTTCTCTGTGATCAGAAAGGACAAGAAAAAACAGAAGCAGGGAAAATCAACTGGACATTCTTCACCGGCATTGTAACACAGATGATCAAATCAGTG GGAGGACCACCCACTCTGACATCAATGTTTGCAAGAAACCCACCAGTAGACGAAAATGGACTAGTCCCTCTTTACTTAGCCGCAGTTGTACTGTTAGAGGAG CTTGGTTTGAAGATGCTTGGTACTCACTTATCCCTGGCAGTAGCCGGGGGGATGACCAATGTTTTCCTGGGACAGCAAGCTGCACCGATCAGAAATCTCCTATTTAGACTCATTGACACTAACATGCCAGCCACAATACATGG